ATTTCTTATCCTAATCGTCTATTCTTTAAAAAAGCAATTAAATCTAGTTTTACATTTGAATACTTTGTTTATCCTGCGTTGTGCTCATTATTCAATTTATATTATCCAGAAAAGGGTAGTAAAGTTGTAAAACTAATTTATTACGGTATCCACACATCCATAATTACATGTTTTGAAATATTTGCTGTCAAATACACTAACCTAATTAAGTATAACAATTGGACATGGTATTGGAGCTTTATTACAATGTGGTTATCTTATTACGTGTCACGCATTTACCACAGATGGTTTTATAAAAGTAGATCTATTAACAATAGAATTTTCTACAATATTTTTAAATAATCGAAGGAGTAGGCACAAATTCCCTACTCTTTTTTTGGTATATAGAGTTACTGCATACAATAAATATGCTTTGTAGTGTATATATAAAGAATTGGAAATAGTTTAACCTTTTTAGATGAACAATTTTAATTTTCTTTAAGAAAGGAATAAAGAGAAAAGCAAATAGTCCATTCGCTATCGCATTAATCATTACAAATTATTTGAAGTTACCATATGAAAATTTAAGGAACCACAAAGACATAGGAAAATATGGACCTAACATGAAAAGGCACTTAACTTTTATCAAGATAAGCGCTTCGTTTGTGGAAGATTTTCTTTATAGGAAGTACTTAATAAAGTAATAAACTTAATTAAATATATCCCCCTTAAAAGTTGCTAAGTAACCTTTTTACTGCATCAACTACAACCTCTGGTTCATCATTTTGTATATAATGTGCAGAATTTTCAGCAATAATTAACTCCCCGTTTGAAGATATATCTAGAATTTCCCTTTGCATCTCATTCCATAATTCTTGCGATTCCTTTGTATAATGTGCCTTTTTACCAGCTGAAAGGACACTTAATGGCACATTTAATAAACTTCTAGATTCCTTTAATTGTTTTAAACTTTCCATAAATTCATCATAATTACCTTCATGAACAAATTGTTTATTATATGCTTCCTGAAACTCATCAGACATCGTTGGAAGAAATCTCTCTCTATAATCTTCAGGTGTAGAATCAACTAATATAAGTCCACAAACATCATTAGTATATTCAGTTGAATACATTCTTGCATTAACTCCACCAAATGAATGAGCAACTAAGATAAAAGGGAGTTTGATCTTTGTTCTTTTAACTAGTTCTCTTAATTCTTTAATCATTTCTCTGCTCGTTCTTGGTCTAGAACTTGATGCACTTTTCCTAAGCCTGCTCTATCATAAATTAAAACATCTGTTAGCAATGAAAGTTCCGATATAACTGAATCCCACGCCTTTGAATAATCACCATACCCAGCATCCATTACTATTGTAGGCTTTCCATTATTTTTACCAACCAACTTAGCATATAAATGAAAATCATTTATTTTTATAAGCATCTCTTTAATCATTTACTACCTCTCTTTAACTAATGTACTCAAAACCATTTAACCTTTCCTAATTTTAACAGATATTGTTCTTCCTTATTAGACAATCTGCCTTAAACTGAAATAAGCACCTCTCCTTGTTTCAGAAAAGCGCTTTGTTTGTGGAATATTAACAATAGAATTCCTATTAAAAGAAATTATTAATTTATCAAATTTACTTAATCCCAATGATTGAAAATAATATCTCCAATCCTATTAGGCTTCCAAAATGCTACTTGTTTCAATTCAGCACTGTAAAGTTCATTTTCAAACTGTGATAATGGCTTATTAAGTTCTTCGGTACTTAATATTTGATAATATGGCCTAAACAGATCATATAATAGCGAATCGTCAATGAATTTAATTTGATCGAATTGAACAATAGATGCAAACGCTAATAAAGGATAATGTGCATTAAGTAGAATATAAATATGTTTATTTACAGCATTTACTTCTACTTTAAAAAAGTTAGATTCTTGAGGTTCATTAAATTTTAAAACAGATCCTCCGTTGGCATAGATAAGGCTAAAACACAGATGTTTAAAATGTCTGCCGTCCACTTCTGGAGTTTCATTTTGCTGCTCATAAAAACCTGTTATACCTTTATAAAGCTTCATGAATCTCACCTTATCTTTCAATAATTAAGAAAGTCTTTATTAAGAAATGTCTCCCACCCTTAATTGTATAGATCGTTACTGATGTCTAAAATCAAATTTTTGATGCGGTACATCTAATTCTTGTCCGTTAATCATAACTGTATCATTGTCAGTCCAAGTAATATTTGCAATTTCTTCTCTATCATTCCAATATATATTTTTAGATTTATTATTTTTTTCATTAAAAACTAATTCACCACGAACAGCATAAGATGTTGTTGCACCTCCATTGACAACATATGTATTTAAGGTATATTTTCCATCAGGTGAAGTTTTCTTTGATAGAAATTCTCCTGTTGGTAATCTATTCATATCAAAAAATGCGCAATAAACCCCATAACTCCCTAATGCAATAAATAATAAAGAAACAAAAATAACAAGTTTTAATATTTTTTCATTTATTCCGTTCTCCCCCAGCTAGCAATAAAACATATTAAGATAATCATACCCTATATTTCACAATGTTCTATTGGTAAAATCCCCCTTAGTTTTGTGTGAATTTTTATAGAAAACTGCAAAGTATTTCTCACAACCTCTTAGTCTTTCCTTGATTTAACCTATCTCCCTCTTCTAATTAACAAAGCGCAAATGTTATTAAACATTTGCGCTTCGATTGATGAACAACTTTTATCTTTTTCCCGTTATAGTTCGCCTTATATCAAATATTCCAATCGTTCCACAAATCAATACGCCTAATCCTAATATGCATGTAAGAATCCAATTATTTCCCCAGGTAATAAATACACTACATAAACAACTTATCGCAATAATTAATGCTCCATATTTCACTCGCCAATTTTCTAATTTTGGTGGATTTTCATTACTCAAAATAATTTGCCCCCCAATTCTTTTCACACCTATCATAATTGTAACATATTGTAAATTACTTAATATTCCCTTCTTTCACTAAGCAGGTTAGCTTAAGTACAAAGTATCACAATTTAAAATACCCTAGTGTTTGTTAAAGTTAAACAACCTGGCCCTATAATATAAAAGAACGACATTCTTATTCAAGAATGGCGCCGTTTGTGGAAAATCAATTATTAGTTTTTTTCTCGTAACCTTTTCCCACAACGGTCTCTTTATTCAAATCCACATACACAATAAGTTTGCCTACAGAATCAGTTTCAGTACCATTAAATATTACTGCATATAGCCTCTTACCGATAAGGTTATTGCCAAGCTGTTCACTTAACTCATCATTTACTGTCACTTTTTTTACTGATGAATCCTTTGGAGACACAAGAATTTTATCTTGTTCCTCCTTTGTTAGGCTATTAAAGGCAACCAGCTCAATTGGTATATTATCCCCTTGAAAAAAATTACATCCACTAATAATAATAAATAGATAGGCAAAAAGAGAAATCAAAATATGTTTTTTCAAAATCTCACTCCTATAAGGTACTCTATTAATAGTTCTGTAAAAGCGATCACTTTGTGCAGCAATCACGCTTCTTAACATGAAAAAGCACTTTCCTTTATTCAAGATAAGTGCTTTTATTGTTGAAGATTGTTTCTTTACTTTATTAGTTAAGTGAGCACTAAACAACCTAAAATATTCCAACTAGTGTTATTATAAAAATGTATACTTATTTTGGAGGCTAAACATGATGTTCTCATTAGAAATTCATAATGCAATTTGGCTTTTTTTAGTCATATTTATGTTACATGATTTTGAAGAAATAATCAGTGTTGAAAGTTGGTCTATGAAAACGTCGAGTCTAGTTGAAAGTAATGATAATCGCCTAAAGAAGTTAATTTGGAGCTTCTGGAATATTAATTCACATTCTTTTGCTAAGAGAGATGTGGTAATATTTTTAGTTGCCTCAACTATCGTGTTCATAAAGGTACAATTCATTGAAAGTGGATGGACATCAATCTTATTTATGATTTTTTTGTGTTTTGTAATATTACATAACCTTGTTCATCTCATACAGACCCTTATTTTGAAAACTTATACCCCCGGTCTCTACACGGCAATCGGACTTGTTACACCGTATACAATTTATTTATTTTACAGATTAGTATAGTTTGTCACCTTTTTTCAGAAAAATAGGTACATAATAGGTACATATCCTTTTTTCAAGAACAGCGCACGATTGCTGAATAATGCTATAAAAATAAAATTATATTACAATCCTTAGAAAGCTGATTACAATTGATTGATTTACCTATTTTATGACCTATCTTATAACACTATTTTAGTACTATTAAATAACTTCAACAATTTATCTAAATAAAAGCAAAAACTGTAAACTCTACATTTATACCCTAACATGTAAAAAGGCACTTATTATTGTTCGTGAATAGCCCCATTAGTTCATTAATAATCCTTGAATTGATACAAATAAAGAAAATATGAAAACGGCTATAAGTAACCAGCCGAGTGTTTTTTTCTCTTTACGAAATTCTTCTAACCCCATTACCAACATTAATAAACCCAAAAGTAATATCATAATTGATTGAAAATCAAAATTCTTTGTAATGAGTCCATAAACGGCAATTATAAGAACAACTGGTGATAAGACATAACGTAATATCTTTAACAACAATAATCCCCTCTCTTTATTACACTATTCTGTACCTTTAAGTATATTTCTTCATAAATTCTTCCTAATTTTAACATAATCTTCTGCCCCTTTTGTTAAATAATATGGCCCTTTAAAGAAAGATAGGGCGCAATTCATTACTGCAGAATCGCGCTTTTATTGTTGAATAAGTTTGTTTAAATACCTCTGTAACAATAGTTAATAACAGCTATACAAATTTATACATAAGTATGTCATCTGCATATTCATTTTCACTTACCTTAATTTCTTTGGTTTTCCGTCCTTCTTCTACAAACCCCATGCTTTTATACAAAGATATAGCTCTATTATTAGTCGAAAGAACTCCTAAACTCACCTTTTCTATTAAAGGATTATTTTCAGCCCATGCCAAAAGTTCACTAATAAGCATTTTACCAATACCTAACCCCCTATAATCACTGTATATCATCGTTTCAAATGAGCCAGTATGAGCTAATCTTTTGCGATTCGGTGATTCGAAAGCTATAAAGCCGATAACTTTTTCATCTTTTTCAGCTATAATTAAAGTTTCCCTGTTATTATCTAAAATCTTCTGTATCCAAATTCTTTGTTTTTCTAATGTTTTATTACACTCACCTATTTCTGAAATTAGATATTTATTTTCTGTTATAACATCTCTTTGAATATCTAAAATTGATATTGCATCGTCTATTTGACCCGTACGTATAGAAACTTCGCTACCTCTCTCAGTTATCGCCAATTCTCCAACCTCCTAAGTTTTTTGAAAAATACGGATCTTATATTTTTATTAAACTAAATTTACTTCATCATTTTTCGTATAAGGTGCAGTTAAAGGCAAAAAATACACACTTAAATCTAATCCAATTAAATCAATGTTAACAAATTTTTTAGTCATTGTCATGTATTTTCCTAAACTCAAAATAAGAGGGTAAGTTCTTACTATCATTAAAATAAAAGTTGGTATATAGTTTATTGTTAACTCAATACCTTGTTAAATTACCTTAAAGATCTTTCGTACAAAGTTTGACAGTTAAGAAATCGGGTTTTATTTCTCATTTTTTAGCTTCCGAACCTCTTCTTCAAGATTTTCAACTTTTTGTTGGAGTTCCTTCTTTGGTTCTGTAATTCTTCGACCAAATATAGCCAAAATACCAATGATAGCCACAATTCCACCAGCAAAAGCCATAATAAATAAAAATGTAATATCAAACATTAAAACCACCCCGAATTTAAACGTTAATATTCTACATACGAAGTATTTTAAAAAATGTTCCATTTCGTTTGCTGAAAAAAGTCATTATCGAAAATCATTAATACCTCATAGAATAGGCTACTTCATATAACCAATACACTTACATATTATTACAGAATGTTTTTTCGTTAATATTTATAATTTTGGAGAAATTAATGCTATATCTAATAGAAGGAGAGAAAATATGATTAAAAAATTTTTAATTTCAATATGTACTTTACTACTTTTATTGATTGTGACTACATCCCTAGAGACAAATGCCCTTACCTTTGATGAATTACCAGTTAAACAATCTTCAAAACAGTGGTCAGTTCAGATAGGTAAAGCTGAAAAAGGAAAAGATCTAGCAAAACCTGTAAAAGGAAAATTTCATACTTACTCTATAGATGTTAGTAACATAGGTAAGGATGTATATTCTGTAGAAATTAATATGTTTAGAAATGAACCTAACTCTAAGACAAAGTACTCGCTTTTTGGTTGTCCTGATGGACAAGATTGTAATGAAAACCACTATGAAATGGCCAAATCTTTAGCAAAACAATTGAACGACGGAAACTCTTATCATGGTGCTAATTTCCTTATGGCTGAAATAGCAACTGAATTAGAAGTTGAAATCTTATAGCCAATTTCAGGATATATATATTCAAGAGGATGGGGTTCATCATTCGAATTTGCAAATGTGTTATTTACCGAAATTGTTAGGCATAAAACAATTAACAAATAAACACTAACAATCTTATACAACGACATCACCCTATTCATTTTTTAGGAATATCTTTCCCAATTGAGTAGTAAATTAAATATTTTTTTATACAATATTGAATTATATCTCAAAATTGCGTTTTCAACTTAAAAAAGCGCCTGTCCTTATTTAAGAACATCGCTTATTGAAAGATTACTAATAATTATTTGTTTTGTTGTTACTCAATGAGTTTAGTTGATTGAAATATCATTCCCATCTTTATCTTTTACATATATTTTATATGAATCAATTTTAGATATTGAGTCAAGTTCTTTAGAATTTATAATCTTTTCAATTTTAATTTTAATTTCTTTTGCAATAATTTCAGTTTCTGACTTGGTACTGTCTAAAGAAGTTCGTACAGTAAGAGACTTTTGATAATCCGTTTGTATATCTCCTATCCCCTCGAATGCTTTTAACCCCTTTGAAACTTCCTCTGTTATTGTTGTAATTTCGCTTACAACTATTTGACTATCCGTTTTTTCGTTTTCTTTACCTTCAGGAGAAAATACCAGATCCTTTTCTGCTGAAGTTTTAATTAGACTAAAGGAAAAAACTATTATACAGACTAAAACAACTCCTAAACCAACAAATGTAATTTTTTTCAAATAAGACACCTCCTCTTACTAGGTATGTCCACTTGAACTAATTTATGACAGAAAAATGGATTAATCCATTTTCTAAATAGACTTTATTGTTCAACAATCTGGCCTGATTGCTGAACAAGAAAAAAGGTATAATGACTCTCTGGTTGTATTTATCCGTTTGGTCAATAGATTTCACGAGTATAATTTTGTAGACCGAAAAAGTCGTCTTCCTTAATCATGTCTAAAAATTTACGGAAATTCCCCCACTTCTCTTCCGCTATTAATTCTCCTCCTGAAATTGAATCAATAAAGGGGAGTTTGGGATAAGGGCACAGGTTAATTGTCCCAGCTTTGTTTGTAAATCTATAACATTGTACATTTTGCGACTGTATATTTAATGATAAAAAAATTCCCCACTTATATAGTTGTAGGGAATTTTTTTGATTCATCTATTGTATCACTTTATTTTAGATAATCTGATAACGTGTTTTTAATAATTGGTAACGTTGCATGACTGCCGCCCCTCTCTTTTACATCCTCAAGGACGACTGCAAGAGAGATTTTAGCAGTTTCTAAATCTGTTGCGATAAACCAGCCGTTTTCCGTTCCATTTTCGTCTACTTGAGATGCTTTTATTTCGGCGGTTCCTGTTTTTCCAGCTAAAGTAATTCCAGATATTTTTGCATCATTAGCTGTTCCACCCTCTTCATTGATAACAGCTGTAAAGGCACGCTGTAAAGTGGGGAGATGGGCAGAACCTATAGCTGATTCTTTCCAAATCTTAATGTTTTGATTTTCTTCTTGAACTAATGAGGGTGCCATAATATTTCCATCGTTGGATAATGCGCTATAAGCAAGAGCCATATTTAATGTTGTAACCAATACTTCTCCTTGGCCGTATCCTGAATCAGCAAGCAGGATGTCGCTTTTAATGCTTTCACTATTTGAAACTTGACTATCTCCCAGTGGATAACCGACTTCTAATGGCTCTCCAATACCAAATTTTTCAGCACCTGAAATCAATGCATCGCTCCCTAATTCTAGAGCACTCATAGCAAAATAAATATTATCTGAATATTTTACGGCATCTTTTAAGTTCACAGAGGATTGATTATTTACTCTTGATATACTATAGTTCCCCCAGGAAGAATCTTTTTGCCAGGAACGGCCGTTGATCGAAATTTGCTTCTCCGGATCAATTGTTCCTTTCTCCAGTCCCGTCGTAGCGGTCACTAACTTAAAAACAGATCCGGGTGAATATAGTTTACTAAATCGATTCACTTCATCAGCAAAATCGCTTTCTTCACGACTTTGTTGTTCTTCATTTGTTACATATGTTGTATAACGGTTTGAGTTATAAGAAGGCGAGCTGACTAAAGCAAGAACTTCTCCGGTTTTTGGATGTACAGCTGCTGCTGACCCTTTCTCTTCATTCATTTCATCATAGATGATACTTTGTAAATTCGAGTCAATTGTTAATTTAATATCCTGCCCATGCTGTGGTTCTTTACTTGCAATGGTTTCTACCTTTTCTTGATCTCTTACTATATAAATCTCTACTCCATCAAATCCTCTTAATGTATCTTCATATACTTGCTCAAGACCAGCTTTTCCAATAAGCGAAGTCGTACTATATCCTTTTTCTTTGTTCTTTTCCAGTTCCTCAGCCGTAATACTTCCAACATATCCAAGAAGTCGTCCGAAGGCTTTATGGTTGATATAGGTCCTTGATGTTTTATTGTTTATAAAAATACCATTAGCACCTCGTTCTTGTAATGTATTTAATATTTCATTATCTGGCATCATGTCTACTATTGGAACAAAATATTTTGGATTTTTATTTTGCTCTAATTTTTTAACAATTCTTTCTTCATTTATGTCTAAGATTGCTGCAAGCTCCTTTATTTTTCCTTCTCGATTGCTTTTATCAAAAACTTCTGGGTTGATTCCGACTGTTTTGATTTCTCCATCTTTCGCAAGTGGATATCCATTACGATCAAGAATACTTCCCCTTGTGGCTTTCATCGTACGTACTTTCACCTTATCTCCTGGTTTCATCGTGGGGAAAATCAAGCTTTCATCCCAAGTAATCTTCCATTCCTTCTCTTCTTTTACTAACGGTAACTGATAAGAGGATAAACTCACCTCTCCCGCTGCAGTTTTCATTTTAATAGAAAAAGGAACTATGTTTTCCTCATGCTCTTTCTCTATTCTACTCACGCTTATATCATCAGCTTCGATACCTGAGTAGATATTTGTATATTTTTCAACAAATTCTTCCTTTGTTATTGTTCTTTTCGATTCATTTGATAACAAACCGTATAACTGATCATATTTTTGGTTTGATACTAGATTTGAAAACTGTTCAAACGTTTTTTGTTGTTTATCACTGTTTGAACATCCAGATATAATCAATAAACAAACAGTTATCATCATAAACAACTGAATTAGTAGATTATTCTTGTTCATTATATGTCCTCCTAAAAAATAGCAATACGATTATTACTATTACATTCGTAAGTTTTTCATGCATTATTTATGTAGGAATTTTGATTAATTCGACTATCATTATGATCACCATTCCTCCTATTAATTATTACAACTGTAAGTTTTAAAGGTAAATCATCTCATTTTCTCTTTTGCTAATAGTATTCGCTTTAAAACTTAATCTACCTTTAAATCAAAATATGCTTTTAAGATTTTTTGTCCTATATACTTATTAACCGGGTCAGTATCACTATCTAAATATGGAACAGTAATTGAAAACGCTACTTCTGGATTGTGAAAAGGTGCATAACCGATTAGTGTTAAATTGTAAGTTGCGTATGTTTTTTTCGTGTTTGGGTCTTGATAAAAGGATTGTGCTGTCCCTGTTTTTCCTGCTGCTTGGAATTCATTGTATCTAGGATCTCCTCCAAAATATTTATAAGCAGTTCCACCAGGCTTTGGTACACTTGCCTAAATCCTTCTTGAACCTGATGTAAATATTTTTCTTCCATGGTGATTTTATTCAACACTTCTGGTTGAAAAGCTTGAAACACTGGCCCTATTTCATTAGATCTTGAGGGTGTATGTATGGTTCTCACTAATTGCGGCTTCAATCTGTAGCCTCCATTTGCAATAGTTGAAATATACTGTGCTAATTGCATCGCTGTATAGTTATCATACTGGCCGATAGAAAGGTCAAGGAATAAACCGGGTTTTGTATATGCTTCTTTCCCTATTAATCCATTTGATTCATTGGGAAGATCAATTCCGGTTTTCACACCTAAACCGAACTGACTAAAAACATTTCTAAATTCTTGTACTGCCTCAGGTTTTTTAGGTAGTGACATCCCTGATTGGTATTCCTTTCCCATCATTCCAATCACCGTTTTAAACATATATACATTTGATGACTTTTTTAATGCCCCTTCAATTCCATTTGTCCCTAATGTTGTTGAATGTGATCCTTTCAATGGTGTCCCTTTTAAATTTAATTTTTCATCACTAAAAATTGTATTAGGTTTAATAGCACCCGATTCTAAACCAGCTAATATTGTTGCTCCTTTTACTACTGAGCCCATTTCATATTGTGAATTAATCGTTCCTAATGCATAATCCCGAAACACATTTTTCCCGTTTTCGCGAACAATTTGTTTACCAGCCATAGTTAGTACTTCCCCTGTGTTAGGGTTCATCATGACAACAAAGGCACGATCTAAAAATCTGTTTCTTCCCTTCGCTCTGCTAAGTTCATCTTGAATCACTTGTTCTACTACCTTTTGTAGCTCAAAATCAATAGCTAGGACAAGATCTTTCCCTCGCTGTCCTTCAGAGATTTTCTCTGTTTCTAAAAGTTTCCCATTTTGATCTGTTATATACTTTTTCTTTGCTTTTTGACCTTGTAGAATTTCTTCATAAAATAATTCAAGCTGACTTTTTCCAACACGATCATTTCGGTTATATTCCCTAGATAAATAGTATTCTAAGTTAGAGCTTGGTAATCCTTCTGATGATGAAGTCACATTGCCTAAAACTGAACGAAAAATATGTTCGTGCGGATAAAGACGGTCCCAATCAGTTGAAAGATCCACATTTGGCAAATCGGTTAAATGCTCGCCTATGATAGCAAGCTCTTCTTCCGTCACATATCTTTTAATCACTTGTGGAGTTAGAGTATAGCCGCTATTCATGTTCGTAAATATCGCCGCAACTTTAAGCTCTTCCTTAGAAATTCCCTTTAAATCATGTGAGGTAATTCGTTCAATTTGTCGATTATACCGATCTTTATCAGTTAACGTTTCATCTAGTAATTCTTCTTTTTTAATCTTTTTGCTTGCCTGATCAGGTCTAGTAACAATCCAATAATCCTTTAAATCTCTCTCTTTCATATTCTCTCCATCCATGTCAATCATTTGCGAAAGGAGCTTTGCTGTTTCAACCATTTCTTCTGAAGTTGTTCCCTTCATCCTCGTATACGTAATTGCTTTGACAGGACCATTATTTACAATAACCTTTTCGTTTCTGTCATAGATTTTTCCTCGAGGAACCGGAGTATTGACAATCATATCTACTGTTCTATTTACTTCTTTTTTATATTCCTCACCAAAAACAATTTGAACGTAACCAAGTCTTAAAATCAGAGCCACAAAAAATAAAAACACGATAAAGAAGAAAATGTTAACCCTTATAAGTCTGTTTTTATGTACCTTTCGTTGTTCAACATTAACT
This Metabacillus endolithicus DNA region includes the following protein-coding sequences:
- a CDS encoding CBO0543 family protein → MNNKLDKTIELSAWIITSILLIKYVPKNKIREAHISFLFKQVITWLFGLLVVEKGLISYPNRLFFKKAIKSSFTFEYFVYPALCSLFNLYYPEKGSKVVKLIYYGIHTSIITCFEIFAVKYTNLIKYNNWTWYWSFITMWLSYYVSRIYHRWFYKSRSINNRIFYNIFK
- a CDS encoding DUF5412 domain-containing protein, with protein sequence MGENGINEKILKLVIFVSLLFIALGSYGVYCAFFDMNRLPTGEFLSKKTSPDGKYTLNTYVVNGGATTSYAVRGELVFNEKNNKSKNIYWNDREEIANITWTDNDTVMINGQELDVPHQKFDFRHQ
- a CDS encoding HXXEE domain-containing protein, yielding MFSLEIHNAIWLFLVIFMLHDFEEIISVESWSMKTSSLVESNDNRLKKLIWSFWNINSHSFAKRDVVIFLVASTIVFIKVQFIESGWTSILFMIFLCFVILHNLVHLIQTLILKTYTPGLYTAIGLVTPYTIYLFYRLV
- a CDS encoding DUF3953 domain-containing protein, whose protein sequence is MLKILRYVLSPVVLIIAVYGLITKNFDFQSIMILLLGLLMLVMGLEEFRKEKKTLGWLLIAVFIFSLFVSIQGLLMN
- a CDS encoding GNAT family N-acetyltransferase, with product MAITERGSEVSIRTGQIDDAISILDIQRDVITENKYLISEIGECNKTLEKQRIWIQKILDNNRETLIIAEKDEKVIGFIAFESPNRKRLAHTGSFETMIYSDYRGLGIGKMLISELLAWAENNPLIEKVSLGVLSTNNRAISLYKSMGFVEEGRKTKEIKVSENEYADDILMYKFV
- a CDS encoding penicillin-binding transpeptidase domain-containing protein; this translates as MNKNNLLIQLFMMITVCLLIISGCSNSDKQQKTFEQFSNLVSNQKYDQLYGLLSNESKRTITKEEFVEKYTNIYSGIEADDISVSRIEKEHEENIVPFSIKMKTAAGEVSLSSYQLPLVKEEKEWKITWDESLIFPTMKPGDKVKVRTMKATRGSILDRNGYPLAKDGEIKTVGINPEVFDKSNREGKIKELAAILDINEERIVKKLEQNKNPKYFVPIVDMMPDNEILNTLQERGANGIFINNKTSRTYINHKAFGRLLGYVGSITAEELEKNKEKGYSTTSLIGKAGLEQVYEDTLRGFDGVEIYIVRDQEKVETIASKEPQHGQDIKLTIDSNLQSIIYDEMNEEKGSAAAVHPKTGEVLALVSSPSYNSNRYTTYVTNEEQQSREESDFADEVNRFSKLYSPGSVFKLVTATTGLEKGTIDPEKQISINGRSWQKDSSWGNYSISRVNNQSSVNLKDAVKYSDNIYFAMSALELGSDALISGAEKFGIGEPLEVGYPLGDSQVSNSESIKSDILLADSGYGQGEVLVTTLNMALAYSALSNDGNIMAPSLVQEENQNIKIWKESAIGSAHLPTLQRAFTAVINEEGGTANDAKISGITLAGKTGTAEIKASQVDENGTENGWFIATDLETAKISLAVVLEDVKERGGSHATLPIIKNTLSDYLK
- a CDS encoding peptidoglycan D,D-transpeptidase FtsI family protein codes for the protein MIVNTPVPRGKIYDRNEKVIVNNGPVKAITYTRMKGTTSEEMVETAKLLSQMIDMDGENMKERDLKDYWIVTRPDQASKKIKKEELLDETLTDKDRYNRQIERITSHDLKGISKEELKVAAIFTNMNSGYTLTPQVIKRYVTEEELAIIGEHLTDLPNVDLSTDWDRLYPHEHIFRSVLGNVTSSSEGLPSSNLEYYLSREYNRNDRVGKSQLELFYEEILQGQKAKKKYITDQNGKLLETEKISEGQRGKDLVLAIDFELQKVVEQVIQDELSRAKGRNRFLDRAFVVMMNPNTGEVLTMAGKQIVRENGKNVFRDYALGTINSQYEMGSVVKGATILAGLESGAIKPNTIFSDEKLNLKGTPLKGSHSTTLGTNGIEGALKKSSNVYMFKTVIGMMGKEYQSGMSLPKKPEAVQEFRNVFSQFGLGVKTGIDLPNESNGLIGKEAYTKPGLFLDLSIGQYDNYTAMQLAQYISTIANGGYRLKPQLVRTIHTPSRSNEIGPVFQAFQPEVLNKITMEEKYLHQVQEGFRQVYQSLVELLINILEEILDTMNSKQQEKQGQHNPFIKTQTRKKHTQLTI